A genomic window from Diospyros lotus cultivar Yz01 chromosome 2, ASM1463336v1, whole genome shotgun sequence includes:
- the LOC127793796 gene encoding beta-galactosidase 15-like, with protein sequence MLDSILASVSHDGRAITIDGERKILLSGSIHYPRSTANMWPDLIKKSKEGGLDAIETYVFWNAHEPVRRQYDFSGNLDLIRFIKAIEAEGLYVVLRIGPYVCAEWNYGGLPVWLHNLPGVELRTANTVFMNEMQNFTSLIVDMVKKEKLFASQGGPIILAQLENEYGNVMASYGAAGKAYIDWCANMAESFDVGVPWIMCQQSDAPEPMINTCNGWYCDSFTPNNPNSPKMWTENWTGWFKSWGGKDPLRTAEDLAFSVARFFQFGGTFQNYYMYHGGTNFGRSAGGPYITTSYDYDAPIDEFGNLNQPKWGHLKELHRVLKSIENPLTHGNISHVDMGNGLTATTYSTDETSACFFGNANTTDDAIVAVLGKEFTVPAWSVSILPDCIHEEYNTAKVNAQTSVRVKKTSPAESEPERLSWKWRPENTDDTILLGKGHLSLNQLVDQKSINDVSDYLWYMTSVSIKEDDPIWSHNLSVRVNGTGHVLHAFVNSELVGSRWDTYGVFNSVFEEKVKLKPGKNQITLLSATVGFPNYGPLFDVVASGLPGPVEIVGRKDDETIIKDLSHHKWTYRVGLHGEEDKLYSLDSRYASKWQADNLPTQRMFTWYKTTFKAPLGTDPVVVDLQGLGKGHAWVNGNSIGRYWPSFLAAEDGCSLEACDYRGTYDNNKCVTNCGQPTQRWYHVPRSFLNDDENTLVLFEEFGGNPSLVKFQTISPETVCGKAYENKTLELSCEGRPISAIRFASFGDSNGACGALAKGSCEGVNDAISILQKACVGKESCSIRASEEIFGSTSCNGVAKKLVVEAGC encoded by the exons ATGTTAgattcgattctagcttcc GTTTCTCACGATGGGAGGGCGATCACCATAGATGGTGAACGTAAGATTTTGCTTTCAGGTTCCATTCACTATCCGAGAAGCACTGCGAAT ATGTGGCCTGATTTGattaagaaatcaaaagaaggaGGGTTGGATGCTATTGAGACTTATGTTTTCTGGAATGCTCATGAGCCTGTCCGTCGTCAATATGATTTTAGTGGTAATCTTGATCTCATAAGGTTCATCAAAGCCATTGAAGCTGAAGGACTCTATGTTGTTCTTCGCATTGGACCTTATGTTTGTGCTGAATGGAACTATGG agGGTTACCAGTGTGGCTTCACAATTTGCCTGGTGTTGAGCTTCGAACTGCTAACACCGTGTTCATG AACGAGATGCAAAATTTTACAAGCTTGATAGTTGATATGGTTAAAAAGGAGAAGCTATTTGCATCACAAGGAGGGCCTATTATACTTGCTCAG CTTGAGAATGAGTATGGCAATGTGATGGCATCTTACGGAGCTGCTGGAAAAGCTTATATTGATTGGTGCGCCAATATGGCTGAATCATTTGATGTAGGAGTTCCATGGATTATGTGCCAACAGAGTGACGCTCCTGAGCCTATG ATAAACACATGTAATGGTTGGTATTGTGATTCATTCACACCAAACAATCCCAACAGCCCCAAAATGTGGACTGAGAATTGGACCGGATG gttTAAGAGCTGGGGTGGTAAGGATCCACTTAGAACTGCAGAGGATCTCGCCTTTTCTGTTGCACGGTTCTTTCAATTTGGAGGcacatttcaaaattattacatg taCCATGGCGGGACTAATTTTGGAAGATCAGCTGGCGGGCCATATATTACTACATCATATGATTACGATGCTCCCATTGATGAATTTG gCAATTTGAATCAACCCAAATGGGGACACTTGAAGGAGCTTCATCGTGTTCTGAAATCGATAGAGAACCCTCTTACTCATGGAAATATCTCCCATGTTGACATGGGCAATGGTCTCACG GCGACAACTTACTCGACCGACGAAACATCAGCCTGCTTCTTCGGCAACGCGAATACTACGGATGACGCCATTGTCGCCGTCCTGGGAAAGGAATTCACCGTTCCGGCTTGGTCTGTGAGCATTCTTCCGGATTGCATCCATGAAGAATACAACACGGCAAAG GTAAACGCCCAAACTTCTGTGAGAGTGAAGAAGACGAGCCCCGCCGAGAGCGAACCAGAACGTCTCAGCTGGAAGTGGCGGCCAGAGAACACAGACGATACAATTCTTCTTGGAAAGGGCCATCTGTCCTTGAATCAACTTGTGGATCAGAAATCCATTAATGATGTCAGCGATTATCTATGGTACATGACAAG TGTTAGCATCAAGGAAGATGATCCAATATGGAGTCATAATTTGAGTGTTAGAGTGAATGGCACTGGCCACGTACTTCATGCTTTTGTCAATAGTGAACTCGTTG GATCTCGATGGGATACATATGGAGTTTTCAACTCCGTCTTTGAGGAGAAAGTGAAACTGAAACCCGGCAAAAACCAGATCACATTGCTCAGCGCCACCGTTGGATTTCCG AATTACGGGCCTTTATTCGATGTCGTGGCCTCCGGATTACCTGGTCCTGTTGAAATTGTTGGGAGGAAGGATGATGAGACAATTATAAAGGATCTGTCACACCATAAATGGACATACAGAGTTGGATTACATGGCGAGGAAGACAAGCTCTACAGTTTGGATTCACGCTATGCTTCTAAATGGCAAGCTGATAATCTACCAACCCAGAGAATGTTCACTTGGTACAAG ACAACCTTCAAGGCTCCTCTGGGAACAGACCCAGTGGTGGTGGATTTGCAGGGTTTGGGCAAAGGCCATGCTTGGGTTAACGGCAACAGCATTGGCCGGTACTGGCCAAGTTTCCTAGCGGCGGAAGATGGTTGCAGCTTGGAGGCTTGTGACTACCGCGGCACATATGACAACAACAAGTGCGTCACGAATTGCGGCCAACCCACTCAGAGATG GTACCATGTTCCGCGGTCTTTTCTGAACGATGATGAGAACACGTTGGTGCTGTTCGAAGAATTTGGAGGTAACCCATCGCTGGTGAAGTTCCAAACAATTAGCCCGGAAACTGTGTGTGGAAAAGCCTATGAGAACAAAACCCTGGAGCTCTCGTGCGAGGGCCGGCCCATTTCGGCCATCCGTTTCGCGAGCTTCGGCGACTCCAATGGCGCTTGCGGGGCGCTTGCCAAAGGCAGCTGCGAAGGAGTAAACGATGCCATCTCCATCCTGCAAAAA GCCTGCGTTGGAAAGGAGAGTTGTTCGATTCGAGCCTCGGAAGAGATTTTCGGATCAACGAGCTGTAACGGCGTTGCCAAGAAGCTGGTCGTGGAGGCTGGCTGTTAG